The DNA segment GCAATCAGTCAAATCCATCCACTATCCATAAATTGACCACACAAAGGTAAAGAAGATTCTATTTATTATGCAATATATTTTAGGTGTTTTTTGATTGGGGTATAAAAAGCCTTGTTTCTTAAAGCTTTAGCGATTTGTATGAGCTTGTGTGTTAGCGTAGTGTAAAATTATTTTATTTTTTTTCGAAAAATATTTGGAGTAAAAACAATTTGATATATCTTTGCATCCGCATTTGAGAAACAAAGAAACGTTCAAGTGTTATAATGCTCCGTTCGTCTAGGGGTTAGGACGCCAGGTTTTCATCCTGGTAACAGGGGTTCGATTCCCCTACGGAGTACGTAATAAGAAGATTCGATAATTTTAGGGTTATATAAAATGGCAAATCATAAATCGGCGTTAAAAAGAATTCGTCAAGCAGAGAAGAAAAGAGTACACAACAAGTATTACGCTAAAACAGCCCGTAACGCTGTGAAAAAGCTTCGTAGTACAAGTGAAAAAGAAGCCGCTTCGGAAATGTTTCCTAAAGTAGCTGCGATGCTTGATAAATTAGCCAAAAGAAACATTATTCATAAGAATAAGGCGTCTAACTTAAAATCTAAGTTAGCCAAGCATATTAACAAGCTTTAATATAAGCTTAGTCTGCTCCGTTCGTCTAGGGGTTAGGACGCCAGGTTTTCATCCTGGTAACAGGGGTTCGATTCCCCTACGGAGTACACAAAGAGACCTTCATGAGTTTTCATGGAGGTTTTTTTGTTGCCACTGGTTGATCGGTATGGAGATATTTATTATCTTTTTGCGAAACTGATTTTGACAGGGTAAATCGTTTCATGTTGTAATGGTTCGGTTTTGTAATCGTTTGTTGATTTCAGTCGATTGTGTTATTTAGAAACCAAGACCATGGCTTGCCAGAAACTGAGTATCAAAAATTGGGCGGTTGAAGACAGGCCCAGAGAAAAATTACTTACCAAAGGAATTTCCAGCTTATCCAATGCTGAGTTAATTGCTATTTTAATAGGTTCGGGAAATAAGAACGAATCAGCTGTGGACCTTTCCAAACGCATATTGAATGATGTCAGTAATAACTTAAATGAATTGGGTAAACTTACTATCGACAAACTTAAACGTGATTATAGTGGTATTGGTGAGGCAAAAGCTATCTCCATCGTAGCGGCGATGGAGTTAGGTAGACGCAGAAAGCTTAGTGAAGCAGTGGAGAAGCCAAGAATATCGGGAAGCCGAGATGTGTATGACCTGATGCATCCCTTGCTGGCCGATCTGCCTCATGAAGAGTTTTGGGTTGTATTACTCAATAGAGCCAATAAAGTCATCTCGACACAAAAGATTAGTCAAGGCGGAATTGCTGGAACGGTCATTGATTGTAAGCTGATTATGAAAGCCGCCGTTGATCAATTGGCCTCAGCTATAATACTGTGCCATAATCATCCTTCCGGAAACCTTAGACCCAGTCATCATGATAAAATTAATACCCAAAAGTTGGTTGAAGCTGGCAAAGTGATGGATGTGCCAATTCTTGATCATCTTATAGTTGCTGATCATGGCTTCTTTAGTTTTGCGGATGAGGGCGAATTGTAAATCTTTAACTCATCTTTTTTGCTATATTTG comes from the Saccharicrinis fermentans DSM 9555 = JCM 21142 genome and includes:
- the rpsT gene encoding 30S ribosomal protein S20; amino-acid sequence: MANHKSALKRIRQAEKKRVHNKYYAKTARNAVKKLRSTSEKEAASEMFPKVAAMLDKLAKRNIIHKNKASNLKSKLAKHINKL
- the radC gene encoding RadC family protein — its product is MACQKLSIKNWAVEDRPREKLLTKGISSLSNAELIAILIGSGNKNESAVDLSKRILNDVSNNLNELGKLTIDKLKRDYSGIGEAKAISIVAAMELGRRRKLSEAVEKPRISGSRDVYDLMHPLLADLPHEEFWVVLLNRANKVISTQKISQGGIAGTVIDCKLIMKAAVDQLASAIILCHNHPSGNLRPSHHDKINTQKLVEAGKVMDVPILDHLIVADHGFFSFADEGEL